From Methanobrevibacter sp.:
ACAACCTAAACAAATCCAACAACAACTACCGAAAACTAATAAAAAAATTAAACAAATTCGATGATCTAAACGCACCCGAAGCACAAAAAATCCTCGAATCATTAATGTTACTTTGAGATGAACCACTCATCTCACATTAACCATATTGAAAATTAAAATAAAAAAAAAGTTGATAATATTAACCCATCTGGGTCATATTACCTTGAGCAGCTGCTGCGATTTGTTCTGCCTGAGCCTGAAGACTTCCAGCCATATCAGTCACTTGCTGTAAGTTTGCAAGCATCTTGTCACGGCTGTCAATAAGTTCCTCTTTTTGCCCAGATAAGATTTCACGAGCACCTTCTGCATCTTTTTTAACAGCAATACCCGCACCGATACTTACGATAATTTCATCAGTGCTTTTGAGTTCACCTTTGACAAATGAACCTGCACCAACAGGTACGAAAGCTTCTACTGAATCTTTACCTTCAATATCATCCAAGGTTGCAAATAATGCGTCAACTTCAGCAATTGAAGCTTGAATCAATTCAATTTGCTGTTGAATTAAATCTGCTTGTTGCCTGTATACATTCATTTCATTAACAAGATTGTTTAATCTTTGTTGATCTTCCATGTTAACCCCTCAATGCATCTATAAAATTTCTTTAACGATTGGGTCTTCCACATCTTCAGGAGCAATTTCTTCGATGGAATCGATTGAAATTTGGTTCCTGTTAATACCGTGTTTACTTCCGAAGTTTGCATAGATTTTGCTTTCTATGTCGCTTTCACAAGTAGCTTTGTATTCTTTAGTAAAGTCGTGGTATTCGTCACCCATTACAAAAGTACCTTTAACTCTGTAAATTTTTGTTATCATATAAAATCCCTCATGATTATATTAATTAAAAATCATCATCCAAAAAGCCTAATGCTTCTTCAACTCTAGCCATTTCAGGACCAGTACTGTCCTTGTCAACAATTGCACCTTTGGAATTCGCCAGAATGCATGCGCCGACCAGTGGAATACCTCTTCCAACAGTACCTATGTCTCCTTCAACACCAAATACTTCACGAGCAAAGT
This genomic window contains:
- the pfdA gene encoding prefoldin subunit alpha, whose protein sequence is MEDQQRLNNLVNEMNVYRQQADLIQQQIELIQASIAEVDALFATLDDIEGKDSVEAFVPVGAGSFVKGELKSTDEIIVSIGAGIAVKKDAEGAREILSGQKEELIDSRDKMLANLQQVTDMAGSLQAQAEQIAAAAQGNMTQMG
- the rpl18a gene encoding 50S ribosomal protein L18Ae; protein product: MITKIYRVKGTFVMGDEYHDFTKEYKATCESDIESKIYANFGSKHGINRNQISIDSIEEIAPEDVEDPIVKEIL